In Cervus elaphus chromosome 24, mCerEla1.1, whole genome shotgun sequence, a single genomic region encodes these proteins:
- the LOC122682587 gene encoding peptidyl-prolyl cis-trans isomerase NIMA-interacting 4, whose translation MPPKGKSGSGKGGKGKAASGSESSEKKAQGPKGGGNAVRVRHILCEKHGKILEAMEKLKSGMKFNEVAAQYSEDKARQGGDLGWMTRGSMVGPFQEAAFALPISVLDKPVFTDPPVKTKFGYHIIMVEGRK comes from the coding sequence ATGCCGCCGAAAGGAAAAAGCGGTTCtggaaaagggggaaaaggaaaagcagCCTCTGGGAGTGAGAGTTCTGAGAAGAAGGCTCAGGGTCCCAAAGGTGGTGGCAATGCAGTAAGGGTTAGACACATTCTGTGTGAAAAACATGGAAAAATCTTGGAAGCCATGGAAAAGTTAAAGTCTGGAATGAAATTCAATGAAGTGGCTGCACAATATAGTGAAGATAAAGCCAGGCAAGGGGGTGACTTGGGTTGGATGACCAGAGGGTCCATGGTAGGACCATTTCAAGAAGCAGCATTCGCCTTGCCTATAAGTGTGCTGGATAAGCCTGTGTTTACAGACCCTCCAGTAAAGACAAAATTTGGGTATCATATTATAATGGttgaagggagaaaataa